The following coding sequences lie in one Alloacidobacterium dinghuense genomic window:
- the hemE gene encoding uroporphyrinogen decarboxylase produces MKQRFPNTQTEPDNLTSGSRFVRACQRKPIDRTPVWFLRQAGRYMPEYQAVRKHHSLLEICKKPELAAEVTITAAERLDVDAAIIFADLLLPFEPMGLDFEFQAGEGPVVHKPIRTYEDVTRLRVDKASELGYVAEAIQRVVAHFKERIGVIGFCGAPFTLASYMIEGGSSRNYIAAKTMMYRQPDAWRLLMEKLVTVLSAYVRQQVDAGADVIQIFDSWVGVLSVEDYRDFVLPAAKILIREVQSFGVPVIYFGVETASLLPAMRETGADVLGLDWRTPLGETWKSLDYACAVQGNLDPITLFAEPGLIRERVKSILTQAGGRPGHIFNLGHGIVPGTPVENVQHVVRFVRELSAEVGRG; encoded by the coding sequence ATGAAACAGCGTTTTCCCAATACACAGACTGAGCCTGATAATCTCACCTCCGGCTCGCGTTTCGTACGTGCATGTCAGCGCAAACCTATCGATCGCACTCCGGTATGGTTTCTGCGCCAGGCAGGCCGATATATGCCTGAGTATCAGGCTGTGCGAAAGCATCATTCGCTGCTGGAAATTTGTAAGAAGCCAGAACTGGCAGCCGAGGTGACAATCACGGCGGCGGAAAGGCTCGATGTGGATGCGGCCATTATTTTCGCCGATCTATTGCTGCCGTTTGAGCCTATGGGGCTTGACTTCGAGTTCCAGGCAGGCGAAGGCCCGGTAGTTCACAAACCCATACGCACATATGAAGACGTTACGCGCCTGCGCGTGGACAAGGCATCTGAGCTTGGCTACGTTGCCGAAGCAATTCAAAGAGTAGTCGCTCATTTCAAGGAGCGCATTGGAGTCATCGGTTTCTGTGGCGCTCCGTTTACGCTGGCTAGCTACATGATCGAAGGCGGTAGCTCACGAAATTACATTGCTGCCAAAACGATGATGTATCGACAGCCCGATGCTTGGCGGCTGCTGATGGAAAAGCTTGTTACCGTATTGAGCGCATATGTCCGGCAACAAGTAGACGCCGGTGCGGATGTCATCCAGATATTCGATAGCTGGGTGGGTGTTTTGAGCGTCGAGGATTATCGCGATTTTGTGTTGCCTGCCGCTAAAATTCTGATCCGTGAAGTGCAGTCTTTCGGTGTGCCAGTCATTTACTTCGGTGTCGAGACGGCGAGCTTACTTCCCGCGATGCGCGAAACAGGTGCAGACGTTCTTGGACTCGATTGGCGAACACCCCTGGGCGAGACATGGAAGTCGCTGGATTACGCGTGCGCGGTGCAAGGGAACCTCGATCCGATTACGTTGTTTGCTGAGCCGGGGTTGATTCGAGAGAGAGTGAAGTCGATACTTACCCAGGCCGGGGGTAGGCCGGGGCATATCTTCAACCTTGGGCATGGGATTGTACCGGGCACCCCGGTTGAGAACGTGCAGCACGTGGTGCGGTTTGTGCGGGAGCTCTCGGCGGAGGTGGGGCGTGGGTGA
- a CDS encoding S9 family peptidase — translation MIRFSTALFAVAFPFAVSLSGQTPAANATAPSAPHAMTLDDLFHLQDMGDPQVSPDGKWVAYTASTIDTVADKRLTDIWMVSWDGSADIRLTYANENSASAPRWSPDGKYLSFTSDRAGKTKGSQVWVLDRRGGEARQLTDVKNHLSYYGWSPDGKKLLLGISEDKEAESEAKDKDKDKEKEKPKPIIIDRYHFKQDIEGYISSETMPTLIYLFDVDTHKLEKLTTDAKYNEQNAVWSPDGTYIAYVSNHDADPDRTTNTDVFIVDAKVNSTPKKLTTFDGQDGGRLAWSPDSKWIAYLHGSEPKYLEYNQNKLAVVPASGGEPRVLTEKLDRAVSSPMFTEDGQSVTVLVTDDRSEYLASVSLGDGSVKRLIDTPGSVMMRNQTADHSAVVWSTDMAPGEIFAFEDGKLRKLTSHNDALMAQLKLGETRDLETKTKDDADVHALLTLPIGYQAGQKYPMLLRIHGGPDGQDAHAFVPERQLFAGRGYAVLNVNYRGSAGRSAAYQRSIFSDWGNKEVIDLLACVDEAVKEGVADPDRLGVGGWSYGGILTDYTIASSTRFKAAISGAGTGSPLGFYGVDQYIIQYDQELGPPWKNLDTYLKLGYPLLHADRIRTPTLFMGGDKDFNVPLMGGEQMYQALRSLNVPTELVVYPGQFHGFTRPSFIRDRYQRYFDWYDKYLMPQQPAKK, via the coding sequence ATGATACGTTTTTCGACTGCCCTGTTTGCTGTTGCCTTTCCATTCGCAGTTTCGCTCTCAGGTCAAACACCAGCGGCCAACGCAACTGCGCCGTCCGCACCGCATGCGATGACGCTTGACGATCTCTTCCATTTACAGGATATGGGTGATCCACAGGTTTCGCCGGACGGAAAGTGGGTTGCATACACAGCCAGTACGATCGACACCGTCGCTGACAAGCGGCTGACCGACATCTGGATGGTGAGTTGGGATGGCTCGGCAGACATCCGGTTGACCTATGCGAATGAGAATTCAGCCAGCGCGCCTCGTTGGAGTCCAGATGGAAAATATCTGTCCTTCACTTCTGACCGCGCCGGCAAGACAAAAGGCTCGCAGGTCTGGGTGCTGGACCGGCGGGGCGGAGAGGCGCGTCAGCTCACCGATGTAAAGAATCACCTGTCCTACTACGGCTGGTCTCCAGATGGAAAGAAGCTGCTGCTCGGGATCTCCGAGGACAAAGAGGCGGAATCCGAGGCAAAGGACAAGGATAAAGACAAAGAGAAAGAAAAGCCCAAACCAATCATCATCGACCGCTATCACTTCAAGCAGGACATCGAAGGCTACATCTCATCAGAGACGATGCCGACATTGATTTATTTGTTCGACGTCGACACACATAAGCTGGAAAAACTGACGACGGATGCCAAATATAACGAGCAGAACGCCGTGTGGTCTCCGGATGGGACGTACATTGCATATGTCAGCAATCATGATGCTGATCCTGACCGGACAACCAATACGGATGTATTTATCGTCGATGCCAAAGTCAATTCCACACCAAAGAAATTAACGACGTTTGATGGGCAAGATGGGGGGCGGCTGGCCTGGAGTCCGGATAGCAAATGGATTGCCTATCTGCATGGCAGCGAGCCGAAATATCTTGAGTACAACCAGAACAAGCTCGCAGTGGTTCCAGCATCTGGCGGCGAGCCGCGTGTACTTACCGAGAAGCTGGATCGCGCTGTTTCATCGCCCATGTTCACTGAGGATGGACAATCTGTAACTGTGTTGGTGACGGATGATCGTTCCGAGTATCTGGCTTCGGTTTCTCTGGGTGATGGGTCGGTTAAGCGGCTCATCGATACCCCGGGATCAGTGATGATGCGGAATCAGACTGCGGACCATTCCGCAGTCGTGTGGTCAACCGATATGGCTCCCGGGGAGATCTTCGCTTTTGAAGATGGCAAACTGCGAAAGTTGACATCACACAATGATGCGTTGATGGCGCAGCTGAAGCTGGGGGAGACTCGCGATCTAGAGACAAAGACAAAAGATGATGCTGACGTACACGCACTGCTAACTCTCCCCATCGGTTATCAAGCCGGGCAAAAGTATCCGATGTTGCTGCGCATCCACGGCGGCCCAGACGGCCAGGACGCCCATGCCTTTGTCCCGGAGCGCCAGCTTTTCGCTGGGCGCGGTTATGCCGTCTTGAACGTAAACTACCGTGGCAGCGCCGGACGAAGTGCGGCATACCAGCGGAGCATTTTCTCCGACTGGGGAAACAAAGAAGTTATTGATCTGCTGGCGTGTGTGGACGAGGCTGTGAAGGAGGGAGTGGCAGATCCCGATCGTCTGGGCGTGGGTGGATGGAGTTACGGAGGCATCCTGACCGACTACACCATTGCAAGCTCGACGCGCTTCAAGGCGGCGATCAGTGGTGCGGGGACAGGCAGTCCGTTAGGCTTCTATGGCGTGGATCAGTACATCATTCAATACGATCAGGAACTCGGGCCGCCATGGAAAAATCTCGATACCTATCTGAAGCTCGGCTATCCATTGCTCCACGCCGACAGGATCCGTACGCCGACTCTCTTCATGGGTGGCGATAAGGACTTCAACGTGCCTCTGATGGGCGGAGAACAGATGTATCAGGCGCTCCGCAGCCTGAATGTGCCGACGGAGCTGGTTGTATATCCGGGGCAGTTTCACGGATTTACGCGTCCGAGCTTCATCCGCGACCGCTATCAGCGCTATTTCGATTGGTATGACAAATACCTTATGCCCCAGCAACCAGCGAAGAAATAA
- the hemH gene encoding ferrochelatase, whose translation MGDRAAVLLLAHGTPDTLDEIPQYLSNVTGGRPMPESVIEEIRHRYSLIGSSPLTRLTQEQGRLLGNELDVPVYVGMRNWKPYIKDTVHLMVEDGITSAVVICLAPQNSRTSVGLYKRAVEAAAGDRLRIDFVEGWADDLLLAEAFAERLRPLWHALSREIGDPAPVLFTAHSVPQRTVEPGPDQPADPYADQARLTAENVADCVPTLREWSFAFQSQGMSGGPWLGPTVEDTLTAMREAGHTTVIIHPIGFLCDHVEILYDIDIAFRDFGKNLGMRVERPRSLNSSPLLTAALRGLAKNGLWRLAQA comes from the coding sequence GTGGGTGATCGTGCAGCGGTGTTGCTGCTGGCTCATGGCACCCCGGATACGCTGGATGAGATACCGCAATACCTGAGTAATGTCACTGGTGGGCGGCCGATGCCGGAGTCGGTGATCGAGGAGATACGGCACCGGTATTCGCTGATCGGGTCGAGTCCGCTGACTCGGCTGACGCAGGAGCAGGGGCGGTTGCTGGGGAATGAGCTGGATGTGCCGGTGTATGTCGGCATGCGCAACTGGAAGCCATACATCAAGGACACCGTTCACCTGATGGTGGAGGACGGGATCACCTCGGCAGTGGTGATCTGCCTGGCTCCGCAGAACTCACGCACCAGCGTTGGGCTGTATAAGCGCGCCGTGGAAGCGGCTGCAGGCGACCGGTTGCGGATTGACTTCGTCGAAGGATGGGCGGACGATCTGCTCCTCGCCGAGGCGTTTGCCGAGCGGTTGCGGCCATTGTGGCACGCGCTCTCGCGGGAGATCGGAGATCCGGCGCCGGTGCTGTTCACGGCGCACAGCGTTCCGCAGAGGACGGTCGAACCGGGACCAGATCAGCCAGCCGATCCGTATGCAGACCAGGCGAGGCTCACGGCTGAGAATGTGGCTGATTGCGTTCCCACGTTGAGGGAGTGGTCCTTTGCCTTCCAGAGTCAGGGCATGTCGGGCGGTCCGTGGCTTGGGCCGACGGTTGAGGACACGCTGACGGCGATGCGGGAGGCAGGGCACACGACAGTTATCATCCACCCGATTGGCTTCCTCTGCGATCACGTGGAGATCCTGTACGACATCGATATTGCCTTCCGTGACTTTGGCAAGAACCTGGGAATGCGCGTTGAGCGGCCGCGGTCACTCAATAGCTCGCCGCTGCTCACGGCTGCGCTGCGAGGCCTTGCCAAGAACGGCCTCTGGCGGCTTGCTCAGGCATGA
- the hemG gene encoding protoporphyrinogen oxidase encodes MRVAVIGGGIAGVSAAHELAQSGIEFVLYEASGRLGGIVETVCRDGFVIECGPDSWVTEKPWARELAVELGLEDEIVASNDHWRKTYIVRGGELVAMPDGMRMMVPTQWEPVLSSPLFSKEAQQAYLREPERAEELKTAVPESDESVASFVRRHFGDEVTDTIGAPLLAGVFGGDVDELSVRAVMPAFVKMEREHGSLIAALEKSSRGAQSASIFTTLKSGLQTLIDRMVATLPASSIRLRKSVQKIEFKGGKWCIFGPFAEEFDAVVVATPADVTRGLLSPMDPAFDQLLAMDASSAIVVALAFAPEIAKSLRIPPGFGFLAPQSRSAAERSSVPSLLACTFVDQKFSHRVPEGGVLLRAFFGGASAPLLLDSPDDEVTGLALRQLSSLLGQLPEPSFTVVRRWPRSLPQYAVGHLERMARLEERVRALPGLELIGNAYYGVGLPDLVRQGREAARRVISPLPPG; translated from the coding sequence ATGAGAGTCGCCGTTATCGGCGGAGGTATTGCTGGCGTTTCCGCCGCGCATGAGCTTGCACAATCGGGAATAGAGTTCGTTCTCTACGAGGCTTCTGGCCGTCTCGGCGGGATTGTCGAGACGGTGTGTCGTGATGGGTTTGTCATCGAATGCGGGCCTGATTCGTGGGTGACGGAGAAGCCGTGGGCTCGTGAGCTGGCGGTTGAGTTGGGACTCGAAGACGAGATCGTCGCGTCGAATGACCACTGGCGCAAGACGTACATCGTTCGCGGCGGGGAACTGGTGGCGATGCCCGATGGCATGCGCATGATGGTTCCCACGCAGTGGGAGCCAGTGCTGAGTTCGCCGCTCTTCAGTAAGGAGGCGCAGCAGGCGTATCTGCGCGAGCCGGAGCGCGCGGAGGAACTGAAGACGGCTGTTCCAGAATCCGACGAATCAGTTGCGAGCTTTGTTCGGCGGCATTTTGGCGATGAGGTGACCGATACGATTGGCGCTCCGCTGCTGGCTGGCGTTTTTGGCGGCGATGTGGATGAGCTGAGCGTGCGTGCCGTGATGCCTGCGTTCGTGAAGATGGAACGCGAGCATGGGAGTTTGATTGCGGCGCTCGAGAAGAGTTCTCGCGGTGCTCAGAGCGCTTCGATTTTTACTACGCTCAAGTCCGGACTGCAGACGCTGATCGATCGCATGGTTGCGACTTTGCCTGCATCGTCGATTCGACTGCGCAAAAGTGTGCAGAAAATCGAGTTTAAGGGCGGAAAGTGGTGCATTTTTGGCCCTTTTGCAGAGGAATTTGATGCAGTTGTCGTGGCGACTCCTGCGGATGTGACGCGCGGGCTACTTTCGCCGATGGATCCGGCCTTCGACCAACTGCTGGCAATGGACGCTTCCTCTGCCATCGTTGTGGCGCTGGCTTTTGCGCCGGAGATTGCGAAATCGTTGCGGATTCCGCCTGGATTCGGGTTTCTGGCGCCGCAGTCTCGCTCTGCCGCCGAGCGATCCAGCGTGCCTTCTCTACTTGCCTGCACATTCGTCGACCAGAAGTTCTCGCATCGCGTTCCCGAAGGCGGCGTTCTGCTCCGGGCCTTCTTTGGCGGCGCATCTGCGCCGCTTCTGCTCGATTCGCCGGATGACGAGGTTACAGGGCTCGCGCTGCGGCAGCTTTCATCGCTGCTGGGGCAGTTGCCGGAGCCGTCGTTTACGGTAGTCCGGCGCTGGCCGCGTTCCTTGCCGCAGTATGCGGTTGGGCATCTGGAGCGGATGGC
- a CDS encoding glycosyltransferase family 2 protein, translating to MINGKRVAVVMPAYNAERTLEKTVRELPEEVDIKILVDDASTDETARLSEQLGVRTFIHDANYGYGRNQQTCYREALSAGADIVVMVHADYQYEPKLVSAIAAMVSSGVYDMVLASRILGGGALRGGMPVYKYIFNRLLTGFQNLFLGAKLSEYHTGYRAFSRELLQTLPLLENSDDFVFDNQMIAQALMFGFRIGEISCPTKYFEEASSINFRRSAKYGLGVLRTTASFVAHKMGIIKAPAFETTGRKVTLKYYAEPAHSLEALTQSLPPVAQ from the coding sequence CTGGAAAAGACCGTGCGGGAACTTCCAGAAGAAGTTGATATCAAGATTCTCGTCGACGACGCAAGCACGGATGAAACCGCCCGCTTGTCGGAACAGCTTGGCGTGCGCACTTTTATCCACGATGCGAACTACGGGTACGGGCGCAATCAGCAGACATGTTATCGCGAGGCTCTCTCAGCGGGTGCAGACATCGTCGTCATGGTCCACGCCGACTACCAATATGAGCCAAAGCTGGTATCCGCCATAGCCGCGATGGTTTCAAGCGGCGTGTATGACATGGTCCTTGCCTCGCGGATTCTTGGAGGCGGGGCTCTTCGCGGGGGAATGCCGGTCTATAAGTACATCTTCAACCGTCTGCTGACTGGATTTCAGAACCTGTTTCTCGGAGCAAAGCTCTCCGAGTATCACACTGGCTACCGCGCCTTCTCGCGGGAACTGTTGCAGACGCTGCCTCTGCTTGAAAACTCTGATGACTTTGTCTTCGACAACCAGATGATTGCTCAGGCTCTCATGTTCGGCTTCCGCATAGGAGAAATATCCTGCCCGACGAAATATTTCGAGGAGGCTTCTTCCATCAACTTCAGGCGCAGCGCGAAATATGGCTTGGGAGTACTGCGGACGACTGCCAGTTTTGTGGCCCATAAGATGGGCATTATCAAAGCGCCTGCCTTTGAAACAACTGGAAGAAAGGTAACTCTCAAATACTATGCAGAACCAGCGCATAGTCTTGAGGCACTGACGCAATCCTTGCCACCGGTTGCTCAATAA